The Colwellia sp. M166 genome segment TGTCTGAAAATATTCATGTTGGTGATTACGCTTATCGCTTTATTAGTAATACCTCTTCACGTGTTGATCTGAATTACCTGCAGCCGGTTGATGGCCCTATTGGTCGTTGTTTTACGTTGATTGATGATACCGGAGAGCGCACGTTTGGTATTAATGCGGGCTTGATTAACCGCTTACGTCCTGACTCTATTGACGAGTCGTTAATTTCAGGTGCATCAGCACTGGTGATAAGTTCGTACTTAATGCGTACACAACCAGGTGATACCATGACTGAAGCCGCAATTAAAGCAGTGAAATGTGCTAATGCGGCTGGCGTCCCCGTGGTATTGACCTTAGGGACTAAATTCCTCATTGAAGAAGAACCTGAGTTTTGGCGTGATTTTGTACAAAAACATGTCAACATACTGACCATGAATGAAGAAGAAGCCTTAGCGATCACCGGGATAGAAGAGCCACTACTTGCGGCCAATAAATGTCTTGATTGGGTTGATATGGTTATCTGTACTGCCGGTAAAGATGGTTTATATATGGCTGGTTATGTTGATGAGCCGTTTAAACGCGAAAGTGAATATCCGCTAATATCAGCTGAAATTGAAGAATTTAATCGTTATGAATATTCTCGCCCTATGTTATTGAAAGATTGCCAAAAGCCAATGCGAATATATACCCACTCAGCACCGTATATGGGCGGACCTGAACGCATTAAAAATACTAATGGTGCTGGCGATGCTGCACTTGCCGCGATATTGCATGACTTAAGTGCTAATGTTTATCATAAAAATACTGTGGCAAATTCAAGCAAACACCAGCAACCGGCTTTAACTTACTCCTCGCTATCACAAATGAGTAAATATGCTAACCGAGCCAGTTATGAAGTATTAGTGCAGCATTCACCACGTTTGTCTCGTGGCTTACCCGAGCGAGAAGATAGCTTAGATCAAGCTTATTGGGCTCAGTAATTTATCTATTAAGCATTATAAAATGCCAGTGGATTAGCATTGTTATTGTGGTGACTATTTAATTAGTGCAATTAAGACTACAATGACAGCGCTTTTTAGCTGAGAAAAGTAACTGCTCGGTAATTCATCCCCTTTAATGAGAATTTTAAGCTTTTCCATGACGACTTTAACCACGCATAAATCATCACAACGCCGTTTACTTATTGCACTTGCTATCACTAGTGCCTTTATGGTGTTACAACTTGTCGGCGCTTTTTACGCAAACTCTTTAGCTGTTTATGCGGATGCAGGGCATTTATTTGTTCACAATAGTTCATTGTTTATTGCTTTAATTGCTTCGACATTAGCGATAAAGTTTGGACGAACCTTTAGCGATGGTTATCGTCGTTTAGAGCTCTCAGGTGGTTTGATCAATGGTTGTCTGTATTTATTGATCAGTTGCTGGATTTTATTGCAAGGTGCGGAAAGACTGTTTGGTCATGAGCACCATGATGAGCATGAAATTAACACCTTTGTTATGTCAGCAATTGCCTCGTTAGGTTTCTTATTCCATGCCGCATCGGCT includes the following:
- a CDS encoding inosine/guanosine kinase, with product MKFPGRRQHRHYFPVDNKNPLTNQVNPSSQADKNYIVGIDQVLVDIEAKVEQAFLDEFDLQRGMSQVISDEVTQRLYKRLKDEALINYEFAGGTIGNTMHNYSVLADDRSVLLGVMSENIHVGDYAYRFISNTSSRVDLNYLQPVDGPIGRCFTLIDDTGERTFGINAGLINRLRPDSIDESLISGASALVISSYLMRTQPGDTMTEAAIKAVKCANAAGVPVVLTLGTKFLIEEEPEFWRDFVQKHVNILTMNEEEALAITGIEEPLLAANKCLDWVDMVICTAGKDGLYMAGYVDEPFKRESEYPLISAEIEEFNRYEYSRPMLLKDCQKPMRIYTHSAPYMGGPERIKNTNGAGDAALAAILHDLSANVYHKNTVANSSKHQQPALTYSSLSQMSKYANRASYEVLVQHSPRLSRGLPEREDSLDQAYWAQ